One segment of Gammaproteobacteria bacterium DNA contains the following:
- a CDS encoding HlyD family type I secretion periplasmic adaptor subunit: protein MSPRARLAAVGALLREKVKRFILPDEQEKAAREADLELMPESTAAVFQGPPRYASMIIRGFVVFLVIALIWASFSRLEEITVGEGKVIPSAQVQVIQNLEGGIVASIPVRLGDIVKKGQIVLNLDKTRFASSMGEAQAKYDALLARIARLTAEVDGKSFQVPEELFLTNPGIAEEERQLYLNRQSELEATLTVLRQQANQRGQELQEKRTRLVQLQESLGLISRELEISKPLVAQGVLSEVEVLRLERQVSDLRGETDATRLALPRLEQSLAEARTKVEGQIAKFRSDSSAELNMARAEFEQTRASSVAMADRLERTSVRSPMDGIVKQIKITTVGGIIQPGMDVMEIVPIEDNLLIEARIRPSDIAFIHPGQEATVKFTAYDFSIYGGLDAIVENVTADSITDEKDESFFLVRVRTKTNNLGNGQRNLPIMPGMVATVHIRTGNKTVLNYLLKPVTKAKYDALRER from the coding sequence ATGTCGCCAAGAGCTAGGCTTGCTGCAGTGGGTGCGTTACTGCGGGAAAAGGTGAAGCGCTTTATCCTTCCCGATGAGCAGGAAAAGGCGGCCAGGGAGGCCGATCTCGAGCTCATGCCTGAGAGCACGGCAGCGGTCTTTCAGGGGCCGCCACGCTACGCCTCGATGATCATCCGGGGGTTTGTTGTCTTTCTGGTGATCGCGCTGATCTGGGCCAGCTTCTCCCGGCTCGAAGAGATCACGGTCGGCGAAGGCAAGGTTATTCCCTCAGCCCAGGTGCAGGTGATCCAGAATCTCGAGGGGGGCATCGTCGCCAGTATTCCGGTCAGATTGGGTGACATCGTCAAGAAGGGCCAGATCGTGCTCAATCTGGACAAGACCCGATTCGCTTCGTCGATGGGTGAGGCCCAGGCCAAGTATGACGCCTTGCTGGCGCGTATCGCCCGGCTTACCGCAGAGGTTGACGGCAAGTCTTTCCAGGTGCCTGAAGAGCTTTTTCTTACCAATCCGGGTATCGCCGAAGAGGAAAGGCAGCTCTACCTGAACCGACAGAGTGAGCTGGAAGCCACGCTCACCGTGCTGCGCCAGCAAGCCAATCAGCGCGGTCAGGAGCTGCAGGAGAAACGCACGCGCCTGGTACAGCTGCAGGAAAGCCTGGGGCTGATTTCGCGCGAGCTTGAGATCAGCAAGCCGCTGGTTGCGCAGGGCGTGCTGTCGGAAGTGGAAGTGCTGCGGCTGGAGCGGCAGGTGAGCGACCTGAGGGGCGAGACCGACGCGACCCGCCTGGCGCTCCCGCGCCTGGAGCAGAGTCTGGCCGAGGCCAGAACCAAGGTGGAGGGCCAGATCGCAAAATTCAGATCGGACTCCTCTGCAGAACTCAATATGGCGCGGGCCGAGTTCGAGCAAACACGTGCGTCCAGTGTGGCCATGGCTGACCGCCTGGAACGGACATCCGTTCGCTCTCCCATGGACGGCATCGTCAAGCAGATCAAGATTACCACGGTCGGCGGCATCATCCAGCCGGGCATGGACGTGATGGAGATCGTCCCGATCGAAGACAACCTGCTGATCGAGGCGCGCATCCGGCCCTCGGACATCGCCTTCATCCACCCCGGCCAGGAGGCGACGGTCAAATTCACGGCGTACGATTTCTCGATCTACGGCGGCCTCGATGCCATCGTCGAGAACGTTACCGCCGACTCCATCACGGACGAAAAAGACGAAAGCTTCTTTCTGGTTCGCGTGCGCACCAAGACCAACAACCTGGGCAATGGCCAGAGAAATTTGCCGATCATGCCCGGGATGGTCGCCACCGTTCACATCCGCACCGGCAACAAGACGGTGCTGAATTATCTGCTGAAGCCCGTCACCAAGGCCAAGTACGACGCCCTGCGCGAACGTTGA
- a CDS encoding type I secretion system permease/ATPase has product MSPTDTDKAPETKEWAVPKEALLPDDPLANCLAILTRIQHQPHSAQSLTAGLPLEESRLTPELFIRAAQRANLSARIIKRPLAEISNLTLPAVLLLQDGDACILLEREEGGQLRIIQPESGDGEVRIDPEAIESSYTGYAIFVRPIFRFDERADASPLPQGGHWFWDTLKQSWPIYAEVLVASFLINVFALVTPLFVMNVYDRVVPNQTFSTLWVLAIGVGIVFVFDFLMRSLRGYFVDIAGKKVDIILSATILEKVLAIRMEARPKSVGAFANSLHEFESFREFLTSATIVTLIDLPFVLLFLLVVWWVGGLVVLVPLVAIPLILIPSLLLQKPLSRVIGETFRATAQRQSALIENLGGLETIKALAAESPVQRRWEQLVGQIAKLGLTARLLSAAAVNSSVFVQQLATVGVVVVGVYLISDKSLSLGGLIACTLLAGRILAPLSQVAALSTRFHHARSALQGLNSIMNLPTERPPGKQFVNRPGFEGAIEFQNVSFAYPGQPVEALSKISFKVAPKERVGIIGRIGSGKSTIEKLILGLYQPASGSIWVDGVDQQQIDPADLRRNIGYVPQDSLLFFGSVKENIVLGAPYVDDKAMLRAAEIAGVTDFVNRHPQGFGMPVGERGDGLSGGQRQSIAIARALLLDPTILLLDEPTNSLDNRSEENFKARIKPHLADKTLILVTHRASMLTLVDRLIVVEGGRIVADGPKEQVLEALSGGKLNVAKS; this is encoded by the coding sequence ATGTCCCCGACGGATACGGATAAGGCACCAGAAACCAAGGAATGGGCAGTCCCTAAAGAGGCGCTCCTTCCCGATGATCCGTTGGCGAACTGCCTGGCCATACTCACCCGTATCCAGCACCAGCCGCACTCGGCACAGTCATTGACGGCCGGACTGCCGCTGGAAGAGTCCCGCCTGACACCTGAGCTTTTCATCCGGGCGGCGCAGCGCGCCAACCTTTCTGCCCGGATCATCAAGCGACCGCTTGCGGAAATCTCGAATCTCACGCTGCCGGCTGTGCTCTTGCTGCAGGACGGTGACGCCTGCATCCTGCTGGAGCGGGAGGAGGGCGGGCAATTGCGCATCATCCAGCCGGAGTCGGGTGACGGCGAGGTCAGGATAGATCCGGAGGCGATCGAGAGCAGTTATACCGGTTATGCCATCTTCGTCCGGCCGATCTTCAGGTTTGACGAACGTGCCGACGCATCACCGCTGCCGCAGGGCGGCCACTGGTTCTGGGATACGCTGAAGCAGTCGTGGCCGATTTATGCCGAGGTTCTGGTAGCGTCCTTCCTGATCAACGTATTTGCCCTGGTTACGCCGCTGTTCGTCATGAATGTGTATGACCGGGTGGTGCCGAACCAGACCTTTTCAACCCTCTGGGTGCTGGCGATCGGCGTGGGAATCGTCTTTGTTTTCGATTTCCTCATGCGCAGCCTGCGCGGATATTTTGTCGATATCGCCGGGAAAAAAGTCGACATCATTCTTTCCGCGACCATTCTTGAGAAGGTGCTTGCCATACGCATGGAAGCGCGCCCGAAATCCGTTGGTGCGTTTGCCAACAGCCTGCATGAGTTTGAGTCGTTCCGTGAATTCCTCACCTCCGCCACCATCGTGACGTTAATTGACCTGCCCTTTGTCCTGCTCTTCCTGCTGGTCGTCTGGTGGGTGGGAGGCCTCGTCGTGCTGGTGCCGCTGGTTGCAATTCCGCTGATTCTGATACCGAGTCTCCTCCTGCAAAAGCCCTTGTCACGCGTCATAGGTGAAACATTCCGGGCAACCGCCCAGCGCCAATCAGCCCTCATCGAAAACCTGGGGGGGCTGGAGACGATCAAGGCACTGGCCGCAGAAAGCCCGGTGCAACGGCGCTGGGAACAGCTCGTCGGCCAGATCGCCAAGCTCGGCCTGACCGCACGGCTGCTGTCCGCCGCCGCCGTCAATTCGTCAGTTTTTGTGCAGCAACTCGCAACCGTGGGCGTCGTCGTCGTGGGTGTCTACCTGATCTCTGACAAATCACTGTCATTGGGCGGTCTTATCGCCTGCACGCTGTTGGCGGGGCGGATTCTGGCCCCCCTGTCCCAGGTGGCGGCCCTGTCCACCCGTTTCCACCATGCCAGATCGGCGCTCCAGGGTCTGAACAGCATCATGAACCTGCCCACCGAGCGCCCGCCGGGCAAGCAGTTCGTCAATCGTCCGGGCTTCGAGGGGGCAATCGAATTCCAGAATGTCAGCTTCGCCTATCCGGGGCAGCCGGTAGAGGCCCTGAGCAAAATATCGTTCAAGGTCGCACCCAAGGAGCGGGTCGGCATCATCGGCCGCATTGGCTCGGGCAAATCCACCATTGAAAAACTCATTCTCGGACTCTATCAGCCGGCCTCCGGGTCGATCTGGGTAGACGGTGTTGATCAGCAGCAGATCGATCCCGCCGATCTGCGGCGGAATATCGGTTACGTGCCTCAGGACTCACTGCTGTTCTTCGGCAGCGTCAAGGAAAACATCGTGCTCGGAGCCCCCTACGTCGACGACAAGGCAATGTTGCGGGCAGCGGAAATTGCCGGGGTAACCGATTTCGTGAACCGCCATCCCCAGGGTTTTGGCATGCCGGTGGGCGAGCGCGGAGACGGCTTGTCGGGCGGACAGCGGCAGTCCATCGCCATTGCCCGGGCATTACTGCTGGATCCGACGATATTGCTGCTGGACGAGCCCACCAACTCACTGGACAACCGGTCGGAGGAAAACTTCAAGGCGAGGATCAAGCCGCATCTGGCCGACAAGACCCTGATTCTGGTAACGCATCGCGCCTCGATGCTGACGCTGGTCGATCGGCTGATTGTGGTCGAAGGCGGCAGAATCGTTGCCGACGGGCCCAAGGAGCAGGTGCTTGAGGCATTGTCCGGAGGGAAGCTCAATGTCGCCAAGAGCTAG
- the argA gene encoding amino-acid N-acetyltransferase — protein sequence MPVSEKNSNTAFVGWFRHSSPYINAHRGRTFVIAFGGEAVADASFAHFIHDVALLNALGVRVVLVHGARPQIEARLRERGIRMRYANGLRVTDASALACVKEAVGSVRVEIEALLSMGLANSPMAGARIRVASGNFITARPLGVRDGVDHEHTGEVRRVDVQGIEQALADAAVVLVSPLGYSPSGEVFNLSAGDVATAVAAELHADKLLHMVEGAGVLDVKKRLVRQLKLAEAQKMLSAKGVLTPDIKRLISGAVQACHKGVRRVHLISRHTDGALLLELFTRDGSGTLIAGDSYENTRPATIDDVGGILELISPLEDEGVLVRRSRERLETEIGYFTVMERDNAIIACAALYPYVKEGCGELACLVVHPDYQDSGRGEALLEYMERAAKQRKIKRMLVLTTRTAHWFVERGFMAADIKALPVARQQLYNYQRNSKVLVKKII from the coding sequence ATGCCTGTCTCTGAAAAAAACAGCAACACGGCCTTTGTCGGCTGGTTCCGCCATTCCTCGCCCTACATTAACGCGCATCGGGGCCGCACGTTCGTCATCGCGTTTGGAGGTGAGGCGGTAGCAGATGCAAGTTTCGCGCACTTTATTCACGACGTCGCGCTGCTCAATGCGCTGGGCGTACGGGTGGTGCTGGTGCATGGTGCGCGGCCGCAAATTGAGGCGCGTCTGCGTGAACGCGGCATCAGGATGCGTTATGCCAACGGTCTGCGGGTAACAGACGCTTCCGCGCTGGCGTGTGTGAAGGAGGCGGTCGGGAGCGTGCGGGTGGAGATTGAAGCGCTGCTCTCCATGGGGTTGGCCAACTCACCCATGGCGGGTGCGCGTATCCGCGTTGCCTCTGGTAACTTCATCACTGCACGTCCGCTCGGTGTGCGTGACGGTGTCGATCACGAACACACGGGCGAAGTGCGGCGCGTGGATGTGCAGGGCATCGAGCAGGCGCTGGCTGATGCGGCTGTGGTGCTGGTTTCGCCCCTCGGTTATTCGCCCAGTGGCGAGGTGTTCAATCTTTCCGCCGGGGACGTTGCCACGGCGGTTGCTGCCGAACTGCACGCCGACAAACTGCTGCACATGGTGGAAGGGGCCGGTGTGCTGGATGTGAAAAAGCGTCTGGTGCGGCAATTGAAGCTCGCCGAGGCGCAAAAAATGCTTTCCGCCAAAGGCGTCCTGACACCTGACATCAAACGTTTGATCAGCGGTGCCGTGCAGGCCTGCCATAAGGGCGTGCGCCGCGTGCACCTCATCAGCCGCCACACGGACGGCGCCTTGCTGCTGGAGTTGTTCACTCGGGATGGCAGCGGCACGCTGATAGCGGGTGACAGCTACGAAAATACGCGCCCGGCGACCATCGACGATGTTGGCGGTATTCTGGAGTTGATCTCGCCGCTGGAAGATGAGGGCGTGCTGGTGCGTCGCTCGCGTGAACGGCTGGAGACCGAGATTGGTTATTTTACGGTGATGGAGCGTGACAACGCGATCATTGCCTGTGCCGCACTGTATCCCTATGTTAAAGAGGGCTGCGGCGAACTGGCCTGCCTGGTGGTGCATCCGGACTACCAGGACTCGGGCCGGGGCGAGGCGCTGCTGGAGTATATGGAGCGCGCGGCGAAGCAGCGGAAGATAAAGCGCATGCTGGTGCTCACCACACGCACAGCACACTGGTTTGTCGAGCGCGGCTTCATGGCGGCGGACATCAAGGCCCTGCCGGTCGCGCGGCAACAGTTGTACAATTATCAGCGGAATTCAAAGGTGCTGGTAAAAAAAATAATATAG
- the msrB gene encoding peptide-methionine (R)-S-oxide reductase MsrB, with protein MREKIAKSAEEWEKLLTQQQYEVTRRHGTERAFSGEYHACKEAGVYHCVCCGNPLFAAETKFDSGTGWPSYWAPIAEDSVLEKEDNGFFMRRTVAPAHPCARDIRAPCPAEVLCSVCDAHLGHVFPDGPQPTGQRYCINSAALKLTAKK; from the coding sequence GTGAGGGAGAAGATAGCCAAATCCGCTGAGGAGTGGGAAAAGCTGCTCACGCAGCAGCAATATGAAGTGACACGTCGGCACGGTACCGAACGCGCATTCAGCGGTGAATACCATGCCTGCAAGGAGGCGGGCGTGTATCACTGTGTTTGTTGCGGCAATCCGCTGTTCGCTGCGGAAACAAAATTCGATTCCGGCACCGGCTGGCCCAGTTACTGGGCACCGATTGCGGAGGACAGCGTATTGGAGAAGGAAGATAACGGCTTTTTCATGCGCAGAACCGTCGCTCCTGCGCATCCATGCGCCCGCGACATTCGGGCTCCCTGCCCAGCAGAGGTGCTGTGCAGCGTGTGTGACGCACATCTGGGCCATGTGTTCCCGGATGGCCCACAACCGACGGGACAGCGGTATTGCATCAACTCGGCGGCCCTTAAATTGACCGCGAAAAAGTGA
- the ilvD gene encoding dihydroxy-acid dehydratase — MSDNRRSKVVTQGVQRSPNRAMLRAVGFGDADFDKPVVGVANAHSTITPCNMGIGALAARAEAALKQAGAMPQVFGTITISDGISMGTEGMKYSLVSREVIADAIETVCNGQSMDGVLAIGGCDKNMPGAMIAMARLNIPAIFVYGGTIKPGHYKGRDLTIVSAFEAVGQFTAHKIDEQELMEVERRACPGAGSCGGMYTANTMSSIIEAMGMSLPYSSTMAAEDAEKAESTAESAAVLVNAIKQQILPSQLLTRKAFENAIAVTMAVGGSTNTVLHLLALAHAMQIPLAIDDFESVRVRVPVLCDLKPSGRYVATDLHQAGGIPQVMKILLAHGVLHGDALTISGQTVAEVLKDVPAEPRKDQDVIRPWSAPIYAQGHLAILKGNLAEEGAVAKITGIKLHAITGPARVFESEETCMEAILAQKIKAGDVVVIRYEGPRGGPGMREMLSPTSAIIGEGLGDAVGLITDGRFSGGTYGMVVGHVAPEAAVGGTIALVQEGDSITIDADARLLQLNVPEAELARRRAAWQPPAPRYTRGVLAKYAKQVSSSSVGAVTD; from the coding sequence ATGTCGGATAATCGCAGGAGCAAAGTCGTTACCCAGGGCGTGCAGCGTTCACCCAACCGCGCCATGCTGCGTGCAGTGGGATTTGGCGATGCGGACTTTGACAAGCCGGTGGTCGGTGTTGCCAATGCGCACAGCACCATCACGCCCTGCAACATGGGCATAGGTGCACTGGCCGCGCGCGCCGAAGCGGCGCTGAAGCAGGCTGGGGCCATGCCGCAGGTGTTTGGCACCATCACCATCAGTGACGGCATCTCGATGGGCACCGAGGGCATGAAATATTCACTGGTGTCGCGCGAGGTGATTGCCGACGCCATTGAAACCGTGTGCAATGGCCAGAGTATGGACGGTGTGCTTGCCATCGGCGGCTGCGACAAGAACATGCCCGGCGCCATGATTGCCATGGCGCGCCTGAACATTCCCGCGATATTTGTCTACGGTGGCACCATCAAGCCGGGCCATTACAAAGGCCGTGACCTCACCATCGTCAGCGCCTTCGAGGCCGTCGGCCAGTTCACCGCGCATAAAATCGACGAGCAGGAGTTGATGGAGGTCGAGCGCCGCGCCTGTCCGGGTGCGGGTTCGTGCGGCGGCATGTATACCGCCAACACCATGTCCTCCATTATCGAGGCCATGGGCATGAGCCTGCCCTATTCGTCCACCATGGCAGCCGAAGATGCGGAGAAGGCGGAGAGTACAGCCGAGTCCGCCGCAGTGCTGGTGAACGCGATCAAGCAACAGATACTGCCGAGTCAGTTACTCACGCGCAAGGCATTTGAAAACGCCATCGCCGTGACCATGGCGGTAGGTGGTTCCACCAACACCGTGTTGCACCTGCTCGCCCTCGCGCACGCCATGCAGATACCGCTTGCGATTGATGATTTCGAGAGCGTGCGCGTGCGCGTGCCGGTGCTGTGCGATCTGAAACCCTCCGGGCGTTATGTGGCCACCGACCTGCACCAGGCGGGCGGTATTCCCCAAGTGATGAAGATCCTGCTCGCGCACGGTGTGTTGCATGGCGACGCGCTGACTATCAGCGGCCAGACCGTAGCGGAAGTATTAAAGGACGTGCCGGCAGAGCCGCGCAAGGATCAGGACGTCATCCGGCCGTGGAGCGCACCCATCTACGCCCAGGGCCATCTTGCCATCCTGAAGGGTAATCTGGCCGAGGAAGGTGCGGTGGCAAAGATCACCGGCATCAAGCTGCATGCCATTACCGGTCCGGCGCGTGTGTTTGAGTCGGAAGAGACGTGCATGGAGGCCATACTGGCGCAAAAAATCAAGGCAGGGGATGTGGTGGTTATACGTTATGAAGGCCCAAGGGGCGGGCCCGGCATGCGCGAAATGCTGTCGCCCACCTCGGCCATCATTGGTGAAGGCCTGGGCGACGCTGTTGGCCTGATTACCGATGGCCGCTTTTCCGGCGGCACCTACGGCATGGTGGTGGGCCATGTTGCGCCCGAGGCGGCGGTGGGCGGCACCATCGCGCTGGTACAGGAGGGTGACTCCATTACCATCGACGCGGATGCACGTCTGCTGCAGCTCAATGTGCCGGAAGCGGAGCTGGCCCGGCGCCGCGCCGCGTGGCAGCCGCCCGCGCCACGTTACACACGCGGTGTGTTGGCCAAATACGCCAAACAGGTGTCGAGCAGCAGCGTCGGTGCGGTGACGGATTAG
- the dnaQ gene encoding DNA polymerase III subunit epsilon: MRQVILDTETTGLEHAQGHRIIEIGCVELVNRRKTGNTFHYYLQPDRPIDPGAMEVHGITDAQLAGKPRFRDIADEFVAFVRDAELVIHNAAFDVGFLNSELSLLGPEHGEIQDCCTVACTLQLARSLHPGQKNNLDSLCKRYNVDNSQRTHHGALLDAEILAEVYLAMTGGQASLLGDAAHFGTEAQAVRRVSGKRAALPVLRATAEEISAHEERLQAITTASGGQCLWNNK; this comes from the coding sequence GTGAGGCAGGTCATCCTCGATACCGAAACCACCGGACTGGAGCACGCGCAGGGCCACCGCATCATCGAGATCGGTTGCGTGGAACTGGTGAACCGACGCAAGACGGGCAATACCTTCCACTACTACCTGCAACCCGACCGCCCGATTGACCCCGGCGCCATGGAAGTACACGGCATCACCGACGCGCAGTTGGCGGGCAAGCCGCGCTTTCGCGATATCGCAGATGAGTTTGTCGCGTTTGTGCGCGATGCTGAGCTGGTGATACACAATGCGGCCTTTGATGTCGGCTTTCTCAACAGCGAGTTGTCGTTGCTGGGCCCGGAGCACGGCGAGATACAGGATTGCTGCACCGTCGCCTGCACGCTGCAACTGGCGCGTTCGCTGCACCCCGGCCAGAAAAACAATCTCGACAGCCTCTGCAAACGCTATAACGTGGACAACTCGCAGCGCACCCACCACGGTGCACTGCTGGATGCGGAGATACTGGCCGAGGTGTATCTGGCCATGACCGGCGGCCAGGCCAGCCTGCTGGGCGATGCGGCCCATTTTGGCACCGAGGCGCAGGCCGTGCGGCGCGTGTCGGGCAAGCGTGCCGCGTTGCCAGTGCTGCGTGCCACGGCCGAGGAGATCAGTGCGCACGAGGAACGGCTGCAGGCGATTACCACAGCGAGTGGCGGCCAGTGTCTGTGGAATAACAAATGA
- the rnhA gene encoding ribonuclease HI, which produces MTEAGSTSVVEIFTDGACRGNPGPGGWGALLRYQGTEKTLFGAEAHTTNNRMELMAVIQALESLKRSCEAAVTTDSQYVHQGISQWINSWKRRGWKTADKKPVKNVDLWQRLDAVVATHKVTWHWVRGHNGHPENEIADQLANQAIDEMKQEAKQGASENDGF; this is translated from the coding sequence ATGACTGAAGCCGGCTCCACCAGCGTGGTGGAAATATTTACCGATGGTGCCTGCCGCGGCAATCCCGGCCCCGGCGGTTGGGGTGCGTTGCTGCGTTATCAGGGCACGGAGAAGACCCTCTTCGGCGCGGAGGCGCATACCACCAATAACCGGATGGAACTCATGGCCGTGATTCAGGCGCTGGAATCACTCAAAAGGTCATGTGAGGCAGCAGTCACAACCGATTCACAGTATGTACATCAGGGCATCAGTCAGTGGATCAACAGCTGGAAGCGACGCGGCTGGAAAACGGCAGACAAAAAGCCGGTCAAGAATGTCGATCTGTGGCAGCGGCTGGACGCCGTTGTCGCGACACACAAGGTAACGTGGCACTGGGTGCGCGGCCACAACGGTCACCCGGAAAATGAAATCGCCGACCAGTTGGCGAATCAGGCCATAGACGAAATGAAACAGGAAGCAAAGCAGGGTGCCTCTGAAAATGATGGATTTTGA
- a CDS encoding methyltransferase domain-containing protein — MRHSNGHEGGATPQSGTRRLQRAWYRLSLGRWLLDMERAQLAEFLPNLFGYHALQIGSLTDVDLLASSRITHRVVLVSDLEGAGKVAPGVYSRPDALPVATDAVDVVLLAHTLEFEADPHGVLREAERVLIPEGHVVILGFNPWSLWGLWRLALMRSGRPPWCGRFLSLLRIKDWLALLGFEVVAQRPFFFRPPLRHPGIMQRLDFMEKLGARTWPAWGGAYLLLAKKRVATLTPIKPRWESTRRLVPVRMPETSAGKVRHHD, encoded by the coding sequence ATGAGACACAGTAACGGACATGAGGGTGGTGCCACACCGCAATCAGGCACAAGACGCCTGCAGCGGGCCTGGTATCGGCTGAGCCTGGGGCGTTGGCTGCTCGATATGGAGCGTGCGCAACTGGCGGAGTTTCTGCCCAACCTGTTTGGCTATCACGCGCTCCAGATCGGCAGCCTGACGGATGTCGATCTGCTCGCCAGCAGCCGTATTACCCACCGCGTAGTCCTGGTGAGCGATCTGGAAGGGGCGGGAAAAGTTGCGCCGGGGGTCTATAGTCGACCTGATGCCCTGCCGGTGGCGACCGACGCGGTGGATGTCGTGCTGCTGGCGCATACGCTGGAATTCGAGGCCGACCCGCATGGCGTGTTGCGCGAGGCCGAGCGGGTGCTGATTCCCGAGGGCCATGTGGTCATTCTGGGTTTTAATCCGTGGAGCCTGTGGGGGCTGTGGCGACTGGCGCTGATGCGCAGTGGCCGTCCGCCGTGGTGTGGCCGTTTTCTCAGCCTGCTGCGGATCAAGGACTGGCTGGCGCTGCTCGGATTTGAGGTGGTGGCGCAACGACCGTTCTTTTTTCGTCCGCCGCTGCGTCACCCCGGTATCATGCAGCGTCTGGATTTTATGGAGAAACTGGGCGCGCGTACCTGGCCCGCCTGGGGCGGCGCCTATCTGCTGCTGGCAAAAAAACGTGTAGCAACACTCACGCCGATCAAGCCACGCTGGGAATCGACGCGGCGACTGGTGCCGGTACGCATGCCCGAGACCAGTGCGGGCAAGGTACGGCACCATGACTGA
- the gloB gene encoding hydroxyacylglutathione hydrolase, whose product MMQVRPVAAFRDNYIWLAGHADSRRVAIVDPGDAQPVLNALRRDALTPCAVLITHHHHDHVGGVTELLRHFGLPVYGPAREAIPALSHPLHEGDQVVLEEAGLRLNVLDVPGHTRGAIAYHGNGGLFCGDTLFTAGCGYLFEGTATQMYHALSKLAGLPPETQVYCGHEYTADNLAFARVVEPHNPDILSRSSDVDRLREQGLPTVPAPLALELRTNPFLRCHIPAVAAAAERYAGRRLAEAADVFAVVRAWKDDLDKV is encoded by the coding sequence ATGATGCAGGTTCGCCCCGTAGCCGCCTTCAGGGACAATTATATCTGGCTCGCCGGTCATGCCGACAGCCGCCGCGTGGCGATTGTCGATCCGGGCGACGCCCAGCCGGTACTCAATGCCCTGCGGCGTGACGCCCTCACACCGTGCGCGGTACTGATCACCCATCACCATCACGACCACGTTGGTGGCGTCACTGAACTGCTGCGTCATTTCGGCCTGCCGGTGTATGGTCCCGCCCGTGAAGCGATACCCGCGCTCAGCCATCCGTTGCACGAGGGCGACCAAGTGGTGCTGGAGGAGGCGGGCCTCCGCCTTAACGTACTCGACGTGCCGGGCCACACCCGGGGCGCCATCGCCTATCACGGTAACGGCGGGCTGTTTTGCGGCGACACGCTGTTCACTGCGGGCTGCGGTTACCTGTTTGAGGGCACGGCAACCCAAATGTACCACGCTTTGAGCAAACTCGCCGGGCTGCCGCCTGAAACACAGGTATACTGCGGCCATGAATACACGGCCGACAATCTGGCCTTTGCCCGCGTGGTCGAACCCCATAACCCGGACATCCTCAGCCGCAGCAGCGATGTCGACCGCCTGCGTGAGCAAGGCCTGCCGACGGTTCCCGCCCCCTTAGCACTGGAATTGCGCACCAACCCGTTTTTGCGTTGTCATATCCCTGCCGTTGCGGCGGCGGCGGAGCGCTATGCTGGCCGCCGTCTGGCCGAGGCGGCCGACGTGTTCGCAGTTGTGCGGGCTTGGAAAGACGATTTAGACAAAGTATAA